In Arachis hypogaea cultivar Tifrunner chromosome 2, arahy.Tifrunner.gnm2.J5K5, whole genome shotgun sequence, a genomic segment contains:
- the LOC112746702 gene encoding uncharacterized protein, with product MSNISNNVAGVDNTFRRKFDREEYLERARERERQEEEGRSKSKAKGPPVQRKPLKHRDYEVDLESRLGKTQVVTPVAPLSQQAGYYCSVCECVVKDSANYLDHINGKKHQRALGMSMRVERASLQQVQERFEVLKKRKDLGTFTEQDLDERVLKQQLEEEERKRLRREKKKEKKEKAMEEPEIDPDVAAMMGFGGFRSSKK from the exons ATGTCTAACATCAGCAACAAT GTGGCTGGGGTTGACAACACCTTCAGAAGAAAATTCGATCGAGAAGAGTATTTGGAACGAGCTCGGGAGCGTGAGAGGCAG GAGGAGGAGGGTCGATCTAAATCTAAAG CTAAAGGTCCTCCAGTGCAGAGGAAACCCCTAAAACATAGAGATTATGAAGTGGACCTCGAGTCCCGCCTAGGCAAGACTCAA GTTGTTACGCCGGTTGCACCACTGAGTCAGCAG GCTGGATATTACTGCTCTGTTTGTGAGTGTGTGGTAAAGGACTCAGCGAACTACTTGGATCATATTAATGGAAAGAAAC ATCAAAGAGCTTTGGGCATGTCTATGCGAGTTGAACGAGCCTCTCTCCAACAG GTTCAGGAACGATTTGAGGTTCTTAAGAAACGTAAAGATCTTGGCACATTCACCGAGCAAG ATCTTGACGAAAGGGTTCTAAAACAGCAGctagaagaggaagaaagaaaacGATTGCGTCgtgaaaagaagaaggaaaag AAAGAGAAGgcaatggaagaaccggaaattGATCCTGATGTTGCGGCCATGATGGGGTTTGGTGGTTTCCGGTCATCAAAGAAATGA
- the LOC112719491 gene encoding uncharacterized protein: MLFKFSTLEVPRVGFHSLSPVYMPNVDIMNIILMSASMRACCVLPPRVWYTPSVFADDVIAMRPFEVIRRKYMNRWMPATSRLEHVLVPVCEKTYTWYLMVVDVKHERVYCLDVTRAPEHKERRERNMRTILLLLAQFFMLESNMLSFSHVSADPTTWGPIKYPDGVPSYQECDDSCLWILNWIQTEGKFKVSNLPWQVRPPLSKHVVSLRRSTCIFTLYFPYKHMDPLKLRMKTATKIVLLDCNEVRATVVSKADAVWRKVIRMKD, translated from the exons ATGCTGTTCAAGTTCTCAACATTGGAAGTTCCTAGAGTAGGATTCCACTCGTTATCGCCGGTTTATATGCCCAATGTTGAC ATTATGAACATAATCCTCATGAGCGCGTCCATGCGAGCCTGCTGCGTTCTGCCACCTCGTGTTTGGTACACACCTTCGGTGTTTGCCGATGACGTCATAGCTATGAGGCCATTCGAGGTCATTAGGAGAAAATACATGAACAGATGGATGCCGGCAACTAGTCGTCTCGAACAC GTTTTGGTCCCGGTGTGCGAAAAAACATACACCTGGTACCTCATGGTGGTGGACGTTAAGCATGAGAGGGTGTACTGCCTAGATGTGACAAGAGCTCCAGAGCACAAGGAGCGGAGGGAACGCAACATGCGAACCATT CTACTATTGCTCGCCCAATTTTTCATGCTGGAATCTAACATGCTGAGCTTTTCCCATGTTAGTGCTGATCCGACCACTTGGGGACCAATTAAGTATCCCGATGGAGTCCCAAGTTACCAGGAATG CGACGATTCATGTTTGTGGATTTTGAACTGGATCCAAACAGAAGGCAAATTCAAAGTTTCAAACCTTCCCTGGCAGGTTCGTCCTCCATTATCTAAGCATGTTGTGTCTCTACGAAGGAGTACATGCATTTTTACCCTATATTTTCCTTACAAGCATATGGACCCGTTGAAATTAAGGATGAAAACTGCAACAAAGATTGTCCTTTTGGATTGTAACGAGGTGAGGGCAACAGTGGTCTCCAAGGCAGATGCAGTGTGGAGGAAGGTTATTCGCATGAAGGACTGA